One window of Lemur catta isolate mLemCat1 chromosome 3, mLemCat1.pri, whole genome shotgun sequence genomic DNA carries:
- the FCGR1A gene encoding high affinity immunoglobulin gamma Fc receptor I isoform X1 gives MFKVLCFHLASLGLTPGQVTDFTAPISLETNMWLLIALLLGVPAGGQVADTTQAVITLQPPWTSVFQKENITLWCEGPRLPGDNSTQWFHNSTAIQTLTSRYSIISASVNDSGEYRCQTGLSVPSDPVQLEIHRDWLLLQVSSRVFTEGEALNLRCHGWKNKLMYNVIFYQNGQAFKFFPRNSELTILKTNTSHNGIYHCSAMGRHRYTSAGVSVTVKELFPPPVLTASLALPLLEGNLVTLSCETKLLPQRPGLQLYFSFYMGSKTLKARNMSSEYQILTARREDSGLYWCEAATEDGNVLKRSPDLELQVLGLQSSTPAWFNIVFYLIVGIITLVDTVLCMTIHKKLQRKKKWNLAISLDSNHGKKVTSCLQKDRHLEEELKCQEQEEKLQERTHQKKPKKEERQQLTV, from the exons GTTACAGATTTCACTGCTCCCATCAGCTTGGAGACAAACATGTGGCTCTTGATAGCTCTACTTCTTGGGG TTCCAGCTGGGGGGCAAGTGG CAGACACCACACAGGCAGTGATTACCTTGCAGCCTCCATGGACCAGTGTgttccaaaaggaaaatataacctTATGGTGTGAGGGGCCCCGTCTGCCTGGGGACAACTCCACACAGTGGTTTCACAACAGCACAGCCATTCAGACCTTGACGTCCAGATACAGCATCATTTCTGCCAGCGTCAATGACAGTGGTGAATACAGGTGCCAGACAGGCCTCTCAGTGCCAAGTGACCCTGTGCAGCTGGAAATCCACAGAG ATTGGCTACTACTCCAGGTCTCTAGCAGAGTCTTCACTGAGGGAGAAGCTCTGAACTTGAGGTGTCATGGATGGAAGAATAAGCTGATGTACAATGTGATTTTCTATCAAAATGGCCAAGCCTTTAAGTTTTTTCCTCGGAATTCTGAACTTACCATTCTGAAAACCAATACAAGTCACAATGGGATCTATCACTGCTCAGCCATGGGAAGGCATCGCTACACATCAGCAGGAGTATCTGTTACTGTGAAAG AGCTATTCCCACCTCCAGTGCTGACAGCATCCTTGGCACTCCCACTCCTCGAGGGGAATCTGGTAACCCTGAGCTGTGAAACAAAGTTGCTCCCACAGAGGCCTGGTCTGCAGCTCTACTTCTCCTTCTACATGGGCAGCAAGACCCTGAAGGCCAGGAACATGTCCTCAGAATACCAGATACTCACTGCTAGGAGAGAAGATTCCGGGTTATACTGGTGTGAGGCAGCCACCGAAGATGGAAATGTCCTTAAGCGCAGCCCTGACTTGGAGCTTCAAGTGCTTG gcCTCCAATCATCCACTCCTGCCTGGTTTAACATCGTTTTCTATCTGATAGTGGGAATAATAACTTTAGTGGACACTGTTCTCTGTATGACAATACATAAAAagctgcaaagaaagaaaaagtggaatTTAGCAATCTCTTTGGATTCTAATCATGGGAAGAAGGTAACTTCCTGCCTTCAAAAAGACAGACACTTAGAAGAAGAGCTAAAGTGTCAGGAACAAGAAGAAAAGCTTCAAGAAAGGACACACCAAAAAAAGCCAAAGAAGGAAGAGCGGCAGCAGCTTACCGTGTAG
- the FCGR1A gene encoding high affinity immunoglobulin gamma Fc receptor I isoform X3, whose product MLVTDFTAPISLETNMWLLIALLLGVPAGGQVADTTQAVITLQPPWTSVFQKENITLWCEGPRLPGDNSTQWFHNSTAIQTLTSRYSIISASVNDSGEYRCQTGLSVPSDPVQLEIHRDWLLLQVSSRVFTEGEALNLRCHGWKNKLMYNVIFYQNGQAFKFFPRNSELTILKTNTSHNGIYHCSAMGRHRYTSAGVSVTVKELFPPPVLTASLALPLLEGNLVTLSCETKLLPQRPGLQLYFSFYMGSKTLKARNMSSEYQILTARREDSGLYWCEAATEDGNVLKRSPDLELQVLGLQSSTPAWFNIVFYLIVGIITLVDTVLCMTIHKKLQRKKKWNLAISLDSNHGKKVTSCLQKDRHLEEELKCQEQEEKLQERTHQKKPKKEERQQLTV is encoded by the exons GTTACAGATTTCACTGCTCCCATCAGCTTGGAGACAAACATGTGGCTCTTGATAGCTCTACTTCTTGGGG TTCCAGCTGGGGGGCAAGTGG CAGACACCACACAGGCAGTGATTACCTTGCAGCCTCCATGGACCAGTGTgttccaaaaggaaaatataacctTATGGTGTGAGGGGCCCCGTCTGCCTGGGGACAACTCCACACAGTGGTTTCACAACAGCACAGCCATTCAGACCTTGACGTCCAGATACAGCATCATTTCTGCCAGCGTCAATGACAGTGGTGAATACAGGTGCCAGACAGGCCTCTCAGTGCCAAGTGACCCTGTGCAGCTGGAAATCCACAGAG ATTGGCTACTACTCCAGGTCTCTAGCAGAGTCTTCACTGAGGGAGAAGCTCTGAACTTGAGGTGTCATGGATGGAAGAATAAGCTGATGTACAATGTGATTTTCTATCAAAATGGCCAAGCCTTTAAGTTTTTTCCTCGGAATTCTGAACTTACCATTCTGAAAACCAATACAAGTCACAATGGGATCTATCACTGCTCAGCCATGGGAAGGCATCGCTACACATCAGCAGGAGTATCTGTTACTGTGAAAG AGCTATTCCCACCTCCAGTGCTGACAGCATCCTTGGCACTCCCACTCCTCGAGGGGAATCTGGTAACCCTGAGCTGTGAAACAAAGTTGCTCCCACAGAGGCCTGGTCTGCAGCTCTACTTCTCCTTCTACATGGGCAGCAAGACCCTGAAGGCCAGGAACATGTCCTCAGAATACCAGATACTCACTGCTAGGAGAGAAGATTCCGGGTTATACTGGTGTGAGGCAGCCACCGAAGATGGAAATGTCCTTAAGCGCAGCCCTGACTTGGAGCTTCAAGTGCTTG gcCTCCAATCATCCACTCCTGCCTGGTTTAACATCGTTTTCTATCTGATAGTGGGAATAATAACTTTAGTGGACACTGTTCTCTGTATGACAATACATAAAAagctgcaaagaaagaaaaagtggaatTTAGCAATCTCTTTGGATTCTAATCATGGGAAGAAGGTAACTTCCTGCCTTCAAAAAGACAGACACTTAGAAGAAGAGCTAAAGTGTCAGGAACAAGAAGAAAAGCTTCAAGAAAGGACACACCAAAAAAAGCCAAAGAAGGAAGAGCGGCAGCAGCTTACCGTGTAG
- the FCGR1A gene encoding high affinity immunoglobulin gamma Fc receptor I isoform X4, whose protein sequence is MWLLIALLLGVPAGGQVADTTQAVITLQPPWTSVFQKENITLWCEGPRLPGDNSTQWFHNSTAIQTLTSRYSIISASVNDSGEYRCQTGLSVPSDPVQLEIHRDWLLLQVSSRVFTEGEALNLRCHGWKNKLMYNVIFYQNGQAFKFFPRNSELTILKTNTSHNGIYHCSAMGRHRYTSAGVSVTVKELFPPPVLTASLALPLLEGNLVTLSCETKLLPQRPGLQLYFSFYMGSKTLKARNMSSEYQILTARREDSGLYWCEAATEDGNVLKRSPDLELQVLGLQSSTPAWFNIVFYLIVGIITLVDTVLCMTIHKKLQRKKKWNLAISLDSNHGKKVTSCLQKDRHLEEELKCQEQEEKLQERTHQKKPKKEERQQLTV, encoded by the exons ATGTGGCTCTTGATAGCTCTACTTCTTGGGG TTCCAGCTGGGGGGCAAGTGG CAGACACCACACAGGCAGTGATTACCTTGCAGCCTCCATGGACCAGTGTgttccaaaaggaaaatataacctTATGGTGTGAGGGGCCCCGTCTGCCTGGGGACAACTCCACACAGTGGTTTCACAACAGCACAGCCATTCAGACCTTGACGTCCAGATACAGCATCATTTCTGCCAGCGTCAATGACAGTGGTGAATACAGGTGCCAGACAGGCCTCTCAGTGCCAAGTGACCCTGTGCAGCTGGAAATCCACAGAG ATTGGCTACTACTCCAGGTCTCTAGCAGAGTCTTCACTGAGGGAGAAGCTCTGAACTTGAGGTGTCATGGATGGAAGAATAAGCTGATGTACAATGTGATTTTCTATCAAAATGGCCAAGCCTTTAAGTTTTTTCCTCGGAATTCTGAACTTACCATTCTGAAAACCAATACAAGTCACAATGGGATCTATCACTGCTCAGCCATGGGAAGGCATCGCTACACATCAGCAGGAGTATCTGTTACTGTGAAAG AGCTATTCCCACCTCCAGTGCTGACAGCATCCTTGGCACTCCCACTCCTCGAGGGGAATCTGGTAACCCTGAGCTGTGAAACAAAGTTGCTCCCACAGAGGCCTGGTCTGCAGCTCTACTTCTCCTTCTACATGGGCAGCAAGACCCTGAAGGCCAGGAACATGTCCTCAGAATACCAGATACTCACTGCTAGGAGAGAAGATTCCGGGTTATACTGGTGTGAGGCAGCCACCGAAGATGGAAATGTCCTTAAGCGCAGCCCTGACTTGGAGCTTCAAGTGCTTG gcCTCCAATCATCCACTCCTGCCTGGTTTAACATCGTTTTCTATCTGATAGTGGGAATAATAACTTTAGTGGACACTGTTCTCTGTATGACAATACATAAAAagctgcaaagaaagaaaaagtggaatTTAGCAATCTCTTTGGATTCTAATCATGGGAAGAAGGTAACTTCCTGCCTTCAAAAAGACAGACACTTAGAAGAAGAGCTAAAGTGTCAGGAACAAGAAGAAAAGCTTCAAGAAAGGACACACCAAAAAAAGCCAAAGAAGGAAGAGCGGCAGCAGCTTACCGTGTAG
- the FCGR1A gene encoding high affinity immunoglobulin gamma Fc receptor I isoform X2 has translation MFKVLCFHLASLGLTPGQVTDFTAPISLETNMWLLIALLLGVPAGGQVDTTQAVITLQPPWTSVFQKENITLWCEGPRLPGDNSTQWFHNSTAIQTLTSRYSIISASVNDSGEYRCQTGLSVPSDPVQLEIHRDWLLLQVSSRVFTEGEALNLRCHGWKNKLMYNVIFYQNGQAFKFFPRNSELTILKTNTSHNGIYHCSAMGRHRYTSAGVSVTVKELFPPPVLTASLALPLLEGNLVTLSCETKLLPQRPGLQLYFSFYMGSKTLKARNMSSEYQILTARREDSGLYWCEAATEDGNVLKRSPDLELQVLGLQSSTPAWFNIVFYLIVGIITLVDTVLCMTIHKKLQRKKKWNLAISLDSNHGKKVTSCLQKDRHLEEELKCQEQEEKLQERTHQKKPKKEERQQLTV, from the exons GTTACAGATTTCACTGCTCCCATCAGCTTGGAGACAAACATGTGGCTCTTGATAGCTCTACTTCTTGGGG TTCCAGCTGGGGGGCAAGTGG ACACCACACAGGCAGTGATTACCTTGCAGCCTCCATGGACCAGTGTgttccaaaaggaaaatataacctTATGGTGTGAGGGGCCCCGTCTGCCTGGGGACAACTCCACACAGTGGTTTCACAACAGCACAGCCATTCAGACCTTGACGTCCAGATACAGCATCATTTCTGCCAGCGTCAATGACAGTGGTGAATACAGGTGCCAGACAGGCCTCTCAGTGCCAAGTGACCCTGTGCAGCTGGAAATCCACAGAG ATTGGCTACTACTCCAGGTCTCTAGCAGAGTCTTCACTGAGGGAGAAGCTCTGAACTTGAGGTGTCATGGATGGAAGAATAAGCTGATGTACAATGTGATTTTCTATCAAAATGGCCAAGCCTTTAAGTTTTTTCCTCGGAATTCTGAACTTACCATTCTGAAAACCAATACAAGTCACAATGGGATCTATCACTGCTCAGCCATGGGAAGGCATCGCTACACATCAGCAGGAGTATCTGTTACTGTGAAAG AGCTATTCCCACCTCCAGTGCTGACAGCATCCTTGGCACTCCCACTCCTCGAGGGGAATCTGGTAACCCTGAGCTGTGAAACAAAGTTGCTCCCACAGAGGCCTGGTCTGCAGCTCTACTTCTCCTTCTACATGGGCAGCAAGACCCTGAAGGCCAGGAACATGTCCTCAGAATACCAGATACTCACTGCTAGGAGAGAAGATTCCGGGTTATACTGGTGTGAGGCAGCCACCGAAGATGGAAATGTCCTTAAGCGCAGCCCTGACTTGGAGCTTCAAGTGCTTG gcCTCCAATCATCCACTCCTGCCTGGTTTAACATCGTTTTCTATCTGATAGTGGGAATAATAACTTTAGTGGACACTGTTCTCTGTATGACAATACATAAAAagctgcaaagaaagaaaaagtggaatTTAGCAATCTCTTTGGATTCTAATCATGGGAAGAAGGTAACTTCCTGCCTTCAAAAAGACAGACACTTAGAAGAAGAGCTAAAGTGTCAGGAACAAGAAGAAAAGCTTCAAGAAAGGACACACCAAAAAAAGCCAAAGAAGGAAGAGCGGCAGCAGCTTACCGTGTAG